In Thermoanaerobaculia bacterium, the sequence CGTTCTCGGAGTGATCGGCGCCGTCGTCGGCGGCGTGCTCGGCCGAACTCTCGGCTTGTATTCGGAAGGGGAGCCGGTCGGATTTCTCGGAGCGGTCGTTGGGACCATCCTGGTGCTGCTGATCTATCGGCTCGCCATCAGACGACGGCGGCTCGCGCGCTGAGCGGGTCCCGGTTCTTCTAAACGATTGCGGGCTCGACGGTTAAACCCATGAAAGCATGGGAGATCAGTTGACAGTGGGTGGTGGCGGTACTACTATTCCGGCGATGCCGATCGATCTCGATTCAACTTCGAGCAGCCGTTCGCGCCTCCTCGCCGCCGCGAAGCACTTGATGGCCCAGCATGGGTACGAACAGGCCTCGACAGCGGCGATCGCCCGCGAAGCGGCGACGTCCGAATCGCAGCTCATGCGCTATGTCGGCGGGAAGGCGGGACTCCTCGAGGAGGTGTTCAACACGCTGTGGCGCCCGCTGACGGAGAGCATCCAGAAGCTGATCGCGGAGGCCTCGGATGCCCGCGAAGCGATCGAGGCGCTCCTCTCGACCGTGATCGCCGCCTTCGGAGAGGACCACGATCTGGCGTACCTCTTTCTCTTCGAGGGGCGGCGGATCCGCGGCGTCGGGCCCGGGATCAGCCTCTCGAAAGGTTTCATGGACTTCTCGAACCTGCTGCACTCGCTGATCCGCCGCGGCAAACGGGACGGAAGCGTCGATTCTTCGTTCGACGAGAACGCGGCGGCCTCCGCGCTGATGGGCGCCGCGGAAGGGATGATTCGCGACCGCCTGATCGCCGAGCGATCGGGGCAGCAGAAGCCCTTCTCGGAGACGCAAATCCGCTCGGTGTTCCACGCGATGCTGCTGGGGCTGTCGCTGCACGCGCCCGTCGTACCTTAGCGCGCGCGGCGATGCATCGAGCCGGGCGCCAATTCCCCAGCACTTCGTCTGGTGCAGGCCTGCGGGAAGGCGCTTGCCTCAGAAGGGGGGCGCCTGACTTCACGCGTTCGGGGACGGGGACGGGCGGAAGGCCGTTCTC encodes:
- a CDS encoding GlsB/YeaQ/YmgE family stress response membrane protein produces the protein MGGVLGWIVFGLVVGAVAKLVMPGKDPGGIIVTTVLGVIGAVVGGVLGRTLGLYSEGEPVGFLGAVVGTILVLLIYRLAIRRRRLAR
- a CDS encoding helix-turn-helix domain-containing protein → MPIDLDSTSSSRSRLLAAAKHLMAQHGYEQASTAAIAREAATSESQLMRYVGGKAGLLEEVFNTLWRPLTESIQKLIAEASDAREAIEALLSTVIAAFGEDHDLAYLFLFEGRRIRGVGPGISLSKGFMDFSNLLHSLIRRGKRDGSVDSSFDENAAASALMGAAEGMIRDRLIAERSGQQKPFSETQIRSVFHAMLLGLSLHAPVVP